In one Nocardia tengchongensis genomic region, the following are encoded:
- a CDS encoding MFS transporter — translation MTTALEKEVTAPAATEDKAGRRGSHALRWWVLAVLGVAQLMVVLDATVVNIALPHAQADLGFSNGDRQWVITGYALAFGSLLLLGGRLSDLFGRRTTFITGLIGFAVASAIGGAAGNFEVLVGSRVAQGVFAALLAPAALSLLTVTFTEPAERAKAFGIFGAIAGAGGALGLLLGGALTEWASWRWGMYVNLVFAAIALVGAILLLAKHTATTRPKLDLPGTLTVTAALFGIVYGFSHAESDGWTNGVTLAFLLGGAALLGVFVWLEQRVAHPLLPLRVVLDRTRGASYVAVFTIGIGMFAMFLFLTYYMQQQLGYSPIRTGVAFLPMVAGMVAASTTVPALLIPRVGPKVTVVTGFLLATLGMALLTRIGVDTAYASHILPSLLLMGLGLGMAMSTAFSGATAGVEHADAGVASAMVNTSQQVGGSIGTALLSTLAATSFDDYVSGHVPPSPRVLAEAAVQSYTTTFWWAAAIFVVGAVVTGLIMPNKVPVPAEGEPVLAH, via the coding sequence ATGACTACAGCGCTCGAGAAAGAGGTCACAGCCCCGGCTGCGACCGAGGACAAGGCAGGGCGGCGCGGCTCGCACGCCCTGCGCTGGTGGGTGCTCGCCGTACTCGGCGTCGCCCAGCTGATGGTCGTGCTCGACGCGACCGTCGTGAACATCGCGCTCCCGCACGCGCAGGCCGATCTCGGCTTCTCCAACGGCGACCGGCAGTGGGTCATCACCGGCTACGCGCTGGCCTTCGGGTCGCTGCTGCTGCTCGGCGGACGGCTCTCCGATCTGTTCGGCCGCCGCACCACCTTCATCACCGGCCTGATCGGCTTCGCGGTCGCCTCCGCGATCGGCGGCGCGGCCGGCAACTTCGAGGTGCTGGTCGGCTCCCGCGTCGCGCAGGGCGTGTTCGCCGCGCTGCTCGCGCCCGCCGCGCTCTCGCTGCTGACCGTCACCTTCACCGAACCCGCCGAGCGCGCAAAGGCTTTCGGCATCTTCGGCGCCATCGCCGGCGCGGGCGGCGCGCTCGGCCTGCTGCTGGGCGGCGCGCTCACCGAATGGGCCTCGTGGCGCTGGGGGATGTACGTGAACCTGGTCTTCGCGGCCATCGCGCTGGTCGGCGCGATCCTGCTGCTGGCCAAGCACACCGCCACCACCCGGCCCAAGCTGGACCTGCCGGGCACCCTGACCGTCACCGCCGCGCTGTTCGGCATCGTCTACGGCTTCTCGCACGCCGAATCCGACGGCTGGACCAACGGCGTGACCCTGGCCTTCCTGCTCGGCGGCGCGGCCCTGCTGGGTGTGTTCGTGTGGCTGGAACAGCGGGTCGCGCACCCGCTGCTGCCGCTGCGCGTGGTGCTCGACCGCACCCGCGGCGCGTCCTACGTCGCCGTGTTCACCATCGGCATCGGCATGTTCGCCATGTTCCTGTTCCTCACCTACTACATGCAGCAGCAGCTGGGGTACTCGCCGATCCGCACCGGCGTGGCCTTCCTGCCGATGGTCGCCGGCATGGTCGCCGCCTCCACCACCGTGCCCGCACTGCTCATCCCCCGGGTGGGCCCGAAGGTGACCGTGGTGACCGGATTCCTGCTCGCCACACTGGGAATGGCGCTGCTGACCCGCATCGGCGTGGACACCGCCTACGCCAGCCACATCCTGCCCAGCCTGCTGCTGATGGGCCTGGGTCTGGGTATGGCGATGTCGACCGCGTTCAGCGGCGCGACCGCGGGCGTCGAGCACGCCGACGCCGGCGTCGCCTCGGCCATGGTGAACACCAGCCAGCAGGTGGGCGGCTCGATCGGCACCGCATTGCTGAGCACGCTGGCCGCGACCTCGTTCGACGACTATGTGTCCGGCCATGTCCCGCCCTCGCCGCGGGTGCTGGCCGAGGCGGCGGTGCAGAGCTACACCACCACCTTCTGGTGGGCCGCCGCGATCTTCGTGGTCGGCGCGGTGGTCACCGGTCTGATCATGCCGAACAAG
- a CDS encoding D-arabinono-1,4-lactone oxidase, producing the protein MTNSWVNWAGDQSCTPASIAEPSSPEDVAAVLAQAEANGHTVRVAGSGHSFTETVLTDGTLLRLNKLDKILHVDRATGLVRAEAGITLNAASNALHPLGLAFPNLGDIDVQSVAGATATGTHGTGSKLQNLSAALHSVELMLADGSRVELNEQTDPDGWRAARVNVGALGVVTAVTLQMVPSFVLEGVERPVPVEEVLADLDTYVEGNEHFEFYMFAHSPLAMTKRNNRVELPEQPRGKAMDWFSDILMTNYTFDALCRLTRSRPNLIPMVQRAAAYAGSYRRQVERSYKVFASPRLFRFTEMEYAIPREHSVDAIREIKEVAKHFDTPMPIEVRWVAPDDAFLSPAGGRETCYIAVHQYEGMNYEPYFRACERVFDRYNGRPHWGKRHFQTAETLRERYPEWDKFAEVRRRLDPKGRFTNAYIERVLGPVS; encoded by the coding sequence ATGACCAACTCTTGGGTGAACTGGGCCGGGGATCAGAGCTGTACCCCGGCGTCCATCGCCGAACCGAGCTCGCCCGAGGACGTCGCGGCAGTACTCGCTCAGGCCGAAGCGAACGGCCACACCGTCCGGGTCGCCGGATCCGGCCATTCCTTCACCGAGACCGTGCTCACCGACGGCACGCTGCTGCGGTTGAACAAGCTCGACAAGATCCTGCACGTGGACCGCGCCACCGGCCTGGTCCGTGCCGAAGCCGGCATCACGCTCAACGCCGCCAGCAATGCGCTGCACCCGCTGGGCCTGGCCTTCCCGAACCTGGGCGACATCGACGTGCAGTCGGTGGCCGGCGCCACCGCGACCGGTACCCACGGGACCGGATCCAAGCTGCAGAACCTCTCCGCCGCACTGCATTCCGTCGAGCTCATGCTCGCCGACGGCAGCCGGGTCGAACTCAACGAGCAGACCGATCCCGACGGCTGGCGCGCGGCCCGCGTGAATGTCGGCGCGCTCGGCGTGGTCACCGCCGTGACGCTGCAGATGGTGCCCTCGTTCGTGCTCGAGGGCGTCGAGCGCCCGGTGCCGGTCGAGGAGGTGCTAGCCGATCTCGACACCTACGTCGAGGGCAACGAGCACTTCGAGTTCTACATGTTCGCCCACAGTCCGCTCGCGATGACCAAGCGCAACAATCGCGTCGAGCTACCCGAGCAACCGCGCGGCAAAGCCATGGACTGGTTCTCCGACATCCTCATGACCAACTACACCTTCGACGCGCTGTGCCGCCTGACCCGCAGTCGCCCGAACCTGATCCCGATGGTGCAGCGCGCCGCGGCCTACGCCGGCAGCTACCGCCGCCAGGTCGAACGCTCCTACAAGGTGTTCGCCAGCCCCCGGCTGTTCCGCTTCACCGAGATGGAATACGCCATCCCGCGCGAGCATTCGGTCGACGCGATCCGCGAGATCAAGGAGGTGGCCAAGCATTTCGACACCCCGATGCCGATCGAGGTGCGCTGGGTCGCCCCCGACGACGCCTTCCTCTCCCCCGCCGGCGGCCGCGAGACCTGCTACATCGCCGTGCACCAGTACGAGGGCATGAACTACGAGCCGTACTTCCGGGCCTGCGAGCGCGTCTTCGACCGGTACAACGGCCGGCCGCACTGGGGCAAGCGGCATTTCCAGACGGCGGAGACCCTGCGCGAGCGCTACCCGGAGTGGGACAAGTTCGCCGAGGTCCGGCGGCGCCTCGATCCCAAGGGCCGGTTC
- a CDS encoding TetR/AcrR family transcriptional regulator translates to MNHVTTAPPPRRLRADAARNQQRIIAAARELFADRGLDVTLDDVAERAGVGVGTVYRRFANKQELISEVFEQMVTELAEAVNVALHHPDPWEGLTDLFEYSCRHIAANRGFSEVILELHDSMDRFVCMKDQIRPGMQAVISRAKDAGVLQPDIEPADFFAMVNMVDGIAGFARPVNPEVWERYMAVILNGVRGDSVPRLPLTQPPLSEDEVERAKAAAFNPRKR, encoded by the coding sequence GTGAATCACGTCACCACCGCGCCCCCACCTCGGCGTCTGCGCGCGGACGCCGCCCGCAATCAGCAGCGCATCATCGCGGCCGCCCGCGAGCTGTTCGCCGATCGCGGGCTGGACGTCACCCTCGACGATGTGGCCGAGCGGGCGGGCGTCGGCGTCGGCACGGTCTACCGCCGCTTCGCCAACAAGCAGGAGCTCATCTCCGAGGTCTTCGAGCAGATGGTCACCGAACTGGCCGAGGCCGTGAACGTGGCGCTGCACCACCCGGATCCCTGGGAGGGCCTGACCGACCTGTTCGAGTACTCCTGCCGGCACATCGCCGCCAACCGCGGCTTCAGCGAGGTGATCCTCGAACTGCACGACAGCATGGATCGCTTCGTGTGCATGAAGGATCAGATCCGGCCCGGCATGCAGGCGGTCATCTCGCGCGCCAAGGACGCCGGCGTGCTGCAGCCCGATATCGAGCCGGCCGATTTCTTCGCCATGGTGAACATGGTCGACGGCATCGCGGGCTTCGCACGGCCGGTCAATCCCGAAGTGTGGGAGCGCTACATGGCGGTGATCCTCAATGGCGTGCGCGGCGACAGCGTGCCTCGCCTGCCGCTCACTCAGCCCCCGCTGTCCGAGGACGAGGTGGAGCGAGCGAAGGCGGCTGCCTTCAACCCGCGCAAACGGTAG